In a single window of the Cupriavidus basilensis genome:
- a CDS encoding LysR family transcriptional regulator yields the protein MAKARYGKEDGGQRIAKEITLRQFRYFAAAAETGQFSMAATAEHVSQSAITNAVLMLEQQLGVRLFDRLPHGVALTAEGHRLHQRARQILDAVQDTLREPRFQAHNLSGTVRLAASYTVLGYLLPGLLARFRTNYPDIDFDLHDMDRPGIERAVLAGEIELGIGLLSNIERLQRFAHHTLIRSRRQLWASPSHPLLALPRLTLKDIAAHPYILLTVDEGERSTLRYWRSKRLAPSIAFRTSSMEGLRGLVAHGFGVTVLSDMVYRPWSLEGKQIEARPIAEGVPDMELGLLWQPGRKLDKPADALREFLIHASGS from the coding sequence ATGGCGAAAGCGCGGTACGGGAAGGAAGACGGCGGGCAGCGCATCGCCAAGGAAATCACCCTGCGGCAGTTCCGCTATTTCGCCGCGGCGGCGGAGACCGGCCAGTTCTCCATGGCCGCCACCGCCGAGCATGTGTCGCAATCGGCCATTACCAATGCCGTGCTGATGCTGGAGCAGCAGCTTGGCGTGCGCCTGTTTGACCGCCTGCCGCACGGCGTGGCCCTGACGGCGGAGGGCCACCGGCTGCACCAGCGCGCCCGGCAGATCCTGGACGCCGTGCAGGACACCCTGCGCGAGCCGCGCTTCCAGGCGCACAACCTGAGCGGCACGGTGCGCCTGGCGGCGTCGTACACCGTGCTGGGCTACCTGCTGCCGGGCCTGCTGGCGCGGTTTCGCACCAACTACCCGGATATCGATTTCGACCTGCACGACATGGACCGTCCGGGCATCGAGCGCGCCGTGCTGGCCGGGGAGATCGAGCTTGGCATCGGGCTGCTGTCCAATATCGAACGGCTGCAACGCTTTGCCCACCACACGCTGATCCGCTCGCGGCGCCAGCTATGGGCGTCGCCGTCGCATCCCCTGCTGGCGCTGCCCAGGCTGACGCTGAAGGACATCGCGGCGCATCCCTACATCCTGCTGACGGTGGATGAAGGCGAGCGCTCCACGCTGCGCTACTGGCGCAGCAAGCGGCTGGCGCCATCGATCGCGTTTCGCACCAGTTCGATGGAGGGGCTGCGCGGGCTGGTGGCGCACGGCTTTGGCGTGACCGTGCTGTCCGACATGGTGTACCGCCCGTGGTCGCTGGAAGGCAAGCAGATCGAGGCGCGGCCGATCGCCGAAGGCGTGCCGGACATGGAACTGGGGCTGCTGTGGCAACCGGGGCGCAAGCTGGACAAGCCCGCCGATGCGCTGCGCGAGTTCCTGATCCATGCCAGCGGCAGCTAG